In Oscillatoria sp. FACHB-1407, a single window of DNA contains:
- a CDS encoding response regulator encodes MPPARGSTPAPQIAPLFTTSCRSEQIGKKDLILVVDDNLDNISTLSLLLQKENYTVRQATSGAIALRTIKAQLPDLILLDIRMAEMNGFEVCSALKRSPQTRDIPILFISASNKIEDKVKGFEAGGVDYITKPFRIQEFLIRVQHQLKIRTLQRQLETKNAQLQQDVYARQRAEEKYRSIIENASVDNQSRWRNRHAKI; translated from the coding sequence GTGCCCCCAGCCAGGGGTTCCACCCCTGCACCCCAAATTGCCCCCTTATTTACGACGAGTTGTAGAAGTGAACAAATTGGTAAAAAAGACCTCATCTTAGTTGTAGACGATAACCTCGATAATATTTCTACTCTTTCTTTACTGCTACAAAAAGAAAATTACACCGTCCGACAAGCAACGAGTGGTGCGATCGCTCTACGCACAATTAAAGCTCAGTTACCCGATCTGATTCTGCTAGACATTCGCATGGCAGAGATGAATGGGTTTGAGGTGTGTAGTGCACTGAAGCGATCGCCCCAAACCCGTGACATTCCAATTCTGTTTATCAGTGCCTCTAATAAAATCGAGGATAAGGTCAAAGGGTTCGAGGCGGGTGGCGTCGATTACATCACCAAACCCTTCAGAATTCAGGAATTTTTGATCCGGGTACAACATCAACTCAAAATTCGCACCCTACAAAGACAACTAGAAACCAAAAACGCCCAACTCCAGCAAGACGTCTACGCTCGTCAACGGGCTGAAGAGAAGTATCGCAGCATCATTGAAAACGCTTCGGTAGACAACCAGTCTCGCTGGCGTAATCGGCACGCAAAAATTTAG
- a CDS encoding adenylate/guanylate cyclase domain-containing protein: protein MWGDTVNTASRIQTSSEPGKIQVSASTDELLKTQFRFEPRGLIDLKGKGTLQTYWLHDKLEHV, encoded by the coding sequence CTGTGGGGCGATACCGTCAACACCGCCAGTCGAATCCAAACCAGTAGTGAACCTGGCAAAATTCAAGTTTCCGCATCGACGGATGAATTGCTCAAAACCCAGTTTCGCTTTGAGCCGCGAGGCTTAATTGACCTCAAAGGCAAGGGGACACTACAAACCTACTGGCTCCACGACAAACTTGAACACGTTTAA
- a CDS encoding galactosyltransferase-related protein: MTIKLSLLVTYRRRKSHLETQLNWWRAHPELAQFCELVLVEVDETPSLWIQTAIRNISVNYHFCEGSGVFHKTKALNVGLSMAQGKWIAPFDVDLIPVGDSLTCHLRIAANSPSLLVTGYRVMSTSEMINVQELDAELVQAAIAPEDMPTALWKHLIRGERFGVVPFFQRDRLLQIGGWDEAFVGWGGEDQDVIERYLERDCHLCRCPELVYLHLWHDRDPHWTEPNLIEQNRQYYYANRHS, translated from the coding sequence ATGACCATTAAACTCTCGTTACTCGTGACCTACCGTCGGCGCAAATCCCATCTTGAAACTCAACTGAACTGGTGGAGAGCGCACCCCGAACTAGCTCAGTTTTGCGAATTGGTGTTGGTCGAAGTGGATGAAACACCATCACTCTGGATTCAAACGGCAATTCGCAATATCTCAGTCAATTATCACTTCTGTGAGGGATCAGGGGTGTTTCACAAGACGAAAGCTCTCAACGTGGGATTGAGTATGGCGCAGGGCAAATGGATTGCTCCCTTTGATGTGGACTTGATTCCGGTGGGGGATAGTCTGACCTGTCATCTGCGAATTGCAGCGAATTCTCCCTCGCTGTTAGTGACCGGATATCGGGTGATGTCAACCTCGGAGATGATTAACGTGCAGGAGTTAGATGCGGAGTTGGTGCAGGCTGCGATCGCCCCAGAAGATATGCCCACTGCGCTGTGGAAGCACCTGATCCGGGGAGAGCGGTTTGGAGTGGTTCCCTTTTTTCAACGCGATCGCTTGCTGCAAATTGGCGGGTGGGATGAGGCGTTCGTCGGGTGGGGTGGCGAAGATCAGGATGTGATCGAGCGATATTTGGAGCGGGATTGCCATCTATGTCGTTGTCCAGAATTGGTCTATCTACACCTGTGGCACGATCGCGACCCGCATTGGACGGAACCCAACCTGATCGAACAAAATCGGCAATACTACTACGCGAATCGTCATTCTTAA
- a CDS encoding glycosyltransferase family 2 protein — translation MALAVIIPIKDRLEISQCVASLLSIEGVDRVVVCDGGSTEPRCVAALHSLRHLPRVDVLHLPIAGFNKSWLINQGIQYTTEQEEILLISDADIVWNAVTIEQLITTVTTHSNTIACVQHVIESNPTAVSLRRDRYTYRMQTTATEVIVEIVPIQLETQGFSQVGDRPGCGLICARRDTVLQLGGYKEQFQGWGWEDQDLLIRASILGMTIQGCGTVLHLSHDDTTRNQHWGGLEPSHTRNCNIVACVRSLAHQELLGDLPVTLRPELRYFKPITVRLPMTLL, via the coding sequence ATGGCATTGGCAGTCATCATCCCTATCAAAGATCGGCTTGAGATTAGTCAGTGTGTTGCGTCGCTGCTGTCGATTGAGGGGGTTGATCGGGTCGTCGTGTGTGATGGTGGTTCCACCGAACCCCGCTGTGTCGCGGCACTCCATTCGTTGCGTCACCTGCCACGAGTTGATGTGTTGCACTTGCCGATCGCAGGATTTAACAAATCGTGGTTGATTAATCAGGGGATTCAGTACACAACAGAACAAGAAGAAATTTTGTTAATTTCGGATGCTGATATTGTGTGGAACGCAGTCACGATTGAGCAGTTGATCACAACTGTGACGACTCATTCCAACACGATCGCTTGTGTTCAGCACGTGATTGAATCGAATCCAACCGCTGTATCGTTGAGGCGCGATCGCTACACCTATCGAATGCAAACCACCGCAACAGAAGTGATTGTTGAGATCGTGCCCATTCAGCTTGAAACACAGGGATTTTCTCAGGTTGGCGATCGCCCCGGATGCGGGTTGATTTGTGCTCGACGAGATACGGTGTTGCAACTCGGAGGCTATAAGGAACAGTTCCAGGGGTGGGGATGGGAGGATCAGGATTTGCTGATTCGGGCGAGTATTTTGGGAATGACAATTCAAGGGTGCGGAACCGTGCTGCATTTGTCCCACGATGATACGACTCGCAATCAACATTGGGGTGGGTTGGAACCGAGCCACACCCGAAATTGCAATATCGTTGCCTGTGTGCGATCGCTCGCTCATCAAGAATTATTGGGCGACTTACCTGTGACCCTACGACCTGAGCTACGCTATTTCAAACCAATCACCGTGCGGTTGCCGATGACTCTGTTGTGA
- the uvrA gene encoding excinuclease ABC subunit UvrA, with protein sequence MPKRANSGKSSKLSAVTELDVDRDVEPQNGNGDAPQAHRAASGQNNALPSSKPPQNLIRIRGARQHNLKNVDLELPRDQLVVFTGVSGSGKSSLAFDTIFAEGQRRYVESLSAYARQFLGQVDKPDVDAIEGLSPAISIDQKSTSHNPRSTVGTVTEIYDYLRLLYGRAGEPHCPHCDRSIVPQTIDEMVDRISDLPDRTRFQILAPVVRGKKGTHKKLLSSLAAEGFVRVRVDGEVRELSDSIELDKNQFHNIEIVVDRLVKKEGIQERLVDSLSTCLKRSEGIAIIDATLPEPSNVVAFPVKPDDMQLAVLPSMAAEPAGRYGQTDEKTNQSSLELIFSENFACPEHGAVMEELSPRLFSFNSPYGACPHCHGLGTLRTFSAELVVPDPDLPVYAAIAPWSEKDNTYYFSLLYSVGQAFGFEIQTPWSKLTPDQQHVILHGSEEKIFIESDSRYRDNKGYHRRYEGVLPMLDRQYREATSELYKQKLEQYLIDQPCEECGGNRLKPAALRVRVGQYRIKELTSASIRDCLHRVNTLELTPRQAQIGDLVLKEIKARLQFLLDVGLDYLTLDRTAMTLSGGEAQRIRLATQIGSGLTGVLYVLDEPSIGLHQRDNDRLLRTLIRLRDLGNTLIVVEHDEDTIRAADYLVDIGPGAGVHGGRVVAKGALQDILDAEESLTGAYLSNRRVIQTPAERRKGNGCSLKIRNAHRNNLQSINVDIPLGKLVCVTGVSGSGKSTLINELLYPALQHHFGHKIPHPREMNELGGLNALDKAIVIDQSPIGRTPRSNPATYTGVFDVIRDLFAETIEAKARGYKPGQFSFNVKGGRCEACGGQGVNVIEMNFLPDVYVQCEVCKGARYNRETLQVKYKGKSISDVLNMTAEEAMVFFENIPKAHARLQTMVDVGLGYIRLGQTAPTLSGGEAQRLKLATELSRRATGKTLYLIDEPTTGLSFYDVHKLLDVLQRLADMGNSILVIEHNLDVIRCSDWVIDLGPEGGDRGGEIIAQGTPEAVAEVPRSYTGQYLKKVLASHPPAKS encoded by the coding sequence ATGCCCAAGCGTGCCAACTCCGGAAAGAGTTCTAAACTCTCAGCGGTAACTGAGCTTGATGTTGATAGAGACGTTGAACCCCAGAATGGGAATGGCGATGCGCCCCAGGCTCATCGTGCCGCTTCAGGGCAGAACAACGCCTTGCCAAGCTCCAAACCGCCTCAGAACCTGATTCGGATTCGGGGGGCACGGCAGCACAATTTGAAGAATGTAGATCTGGAGTTGCCCCGTGACCAACTGGTGGTGTTTACGGGGGTGTCCGGATCGGGCAAATCGTCGCTGGCGTTTGACACCATCTTTGCTGAGGGACAGCGTCGTTATGTCGAGTCGCTGAGTGCCTATGCGCGGCAATTTTTGGGTCAGGTCGATAAGCCCGATGTAGATGCGATCGAGGGCTTGAGTCCTGCCATTTCCATCGATCAGAAATCCACCTCCCACAACCCCCGTTCCACCGTAGGAACCGTAACCGAGATTTACGACTATCTGCGCTTGCTCTACGGACGCGCCGGAGAACCCCATTGCCCCCATTGCGATCGCTCCATTGTGCCGCAAACTATTGATGAGATGGTCGATCGCATCTCTGATCTGCCCGATCGCACCCGTTTTCAAATCCTGGCTCCCGTCGTGCGGGGCAAAAAAGGAACGCACAAGAAACTGCTCTCCAGTCTTGCGGCGGAGGGGTTTGTGCGGGTGCGGGTGGATGGCGAAGTGCGAGAACTGAGCGATTCGATTGAGTTGGACAAAAACCAGTTCCACAACATCGAAATTGTGGTCGATCGCCTCGTCAAAAAAGAGGGTATCCAGGAACGGTTGGTAGACTCCCTCTCCACCTGTTTGAAGCGATCGGAAGGGATCGCCATCATCGATGCCACGTTGCCAGAACCCAGCAATGTCGTCGCTTTCCCGGTGAAACCGGATGACATGCAGTTGGCGGTGTTGCCCTCCATGGCAGCAGAACCCGCCGGACGCTATGGGCAAACGGATGAGAAGACCAACCAATCTTCGCTGGAGTTGATCTTTTCAGAGAATTTTGCCTGTCCCGAACATGGGGCCGTCATGGAGGAACTGTCTCCTCGCCTGTTCTCCTTTAACTCGCCCTATGGAGCCTGTCCACATTGTCATGGGTTGGGCACGCTACGAACTTTCTCAGCCGAGTTGGTGGTGCCTGATCCGGATCTACCCGTCTACGCGGCGATCGCTCCCTGGTCTGAAAAAGACAACACCTACTATTTCTCACTGCTCTACAGCGTTGGGCAAGCCTTTGGCTTCGAGATCCAAACTCCCTGGAGCAAGCTCACCCCCGACCAGCAACACGTCATCTTGCATGGCTCCGAGGAGAAAATCTTTATCGAGTCGGATTCCCGCTACCGCGATAACAAGGGCTACCATCGACGGTACGAAGGCGTGCTACCCATGCTCGATCGCCAGTATCGCGAAGCGACCTCCGAACTCTACAAGCAAAAGCTGGAGCAATACCTGATTGACCAACCCTGCGAAGAATGTGGGGGCAATCGCCTCAAGCCTGCTGCGCTGCGGGTACGGGTGGGGCAATATCGGATTAAAGAGTTGACCAGTGCCTCCATTCGCGACTGTCTGCATCGAGTCAACACGCTGGAACTAACTCCCCGACAGGCACAAATCGGCGATCTGGTACTTAAAGAAATCAAAGCCCGTCTCCAGTTCTTGCTGGATGTGGGATTGGATTACCTCACCCTCGATCGCACTGCCATGACGCTTTCGGGTGGTGAAGCTCAGCGAATTCGACTGGCAACCCAGATCGGTTCCGGTCTGACGGGAGTTCTATACGTCCTGGATGAACCCAGCATCGGGTTACACCAACGGGATAACGATCGCCTGTTACGAACGCTGATCCGTCTGCGCGATCTGGGCAACACGCTGATTGTGGTAGAGCACGACGAAGATACGATTCGAGCCGCAGACTATCTGGTGGATATCGGACCCGGAGCCGGAGTCCACGGAGGACGAGTTGTTGCCAAAGGCGCGCTCCAGGACATTCTGGATGCGGAGGAATCCCTGACCGGAGCCTATCTCTCGAATCGGCGGGTGATTCAAACGCCAGCGGAACGTCGCAAAGGCAATGGTTGCAGTCTCAAGATTCGCAATGCTCACCGCAACAACCTGCAAAGCATTAATGTCGATATTCCACTGGGTAAGCTGGTCTGCGTCACCGGAGTATCGGGTTCAGGTAAATCGACGCTGATCAACGAACTCCTCTATCCTGCGTTGCAACACCACTTTGGACACAAGATCCCCCATCCCAGAGAAATGAATGAACTGGGAGGACTAAATGCGCTGGATAAGGCGATCGTGATTGACCAGTCGCCAATTGGACGCACTCCCCGATCCAACCCGGCAACCTATACCGGAGTCTTCGACGTGATTCGCGATCTGTTTGCGGAAACGATCGAGGCAAAGGCACGCGGCTACAAACCGGGACAGTTCTCCTTTAACGTCAAAGGCGGACGCTGCGAAGCCTGCGGTGGACAGGGCGTGAACGTGATTGAGATGAACTTTTTGCCCGATGTTTATGTGCAATGCGAAGTCTGCAAAGGCGCACGGTATAACCGGGAAACGTTGCAGGTCAAGTATAAGGGCAAGTCCATCTCGGACGTGTTGAACATGACCGCCGAAGAGGCAATGGTCTTCTTTGAGAATATCCCCAAAGCTCATGCCCGCTTGCAAACGATGGTGGATGTGGGCTTGGGCTACATTCGTTTGGGGCAAACCGCTCCCACTCTGTCAGGGGGAGAGGCGCAACGGTTGAAACTGGCTACCGAACTGTCTCGACGCGCCACCGGGAAAACCCTCTATCTGATCGATGAACCTACGACAGGCTTATCCTTCTATGATGTCCACAAATTGCTGGATGTGTTGCAACGTCTGGCAGATATGGGCAACTCCATCCTGGTGATTGAACATAACCTGGATGTGATCCGCTGCTCTGACTGGGTGATTGACCTGGGACCCGAAGGGGGCGATCGCGGCGGTGAGATCATCGCTCAGGGTACTCCCGAAGCCGTAGCAGAGGTGCCTCGATCCTACACAGGACAATACCTCAAGAAAGTGCTCGCCTCTCATCCCCCTGCAAAATCGTAA
- a CDS encoding cation-translocating P-type ATPase, with the protein MVSIHQPIWALPIEEVYQSLSTTSEGLSEFEAAQRFEKFGANELPEPAHRLLWLRFTDQLTHFMALLLWVAGILAFISRTPELGWAIWAVIWINAIFSFWQEFQAEKALAALKNVLPMQVKVYRGGELTQIPARELVRGDVMQLEEGDRISADARLVSADALYIDVSVLTGESLPVARNAHPVRLREAVPVRGGKALTRPGEQPLQERVNPAEIANLVLAGSTVAAGRAVAVVYATGAQTEFGQVAHLTTSIKRETSTLEVQVARIVRIITAIALIMGVTVFLLSFLLVGMSATESFIFAIGIIVANVPEGLLPTVTLALALGVQRMARRNALVRRLSAIETLSATTVVCTDKTGTLTKNEMTVRHLWIPWQPDPSSSVSSAAIEVTGAGYDPTIGTVHIPDRTPTWKVHLLLVGAALCSNARLVHLNTPSRWQEIGDPTEAALLVAAVKAGLKLETLKTQYPRLREIPFDSRRRMMTVVLNWQSSELWRNDHPYLAFTKGAPLEVLRHCQSILRNGAVQPLNQNDWDEVAAANDGLARQGFRVLGVAARKGDTELLDLRAQELEQDLTLIGLVAMFDPPRDEVPGAIAECHQAGIKVTMVTGDYGLTAEAIARQIGLVEDQVRVVTGEGMGHLSDAQLRQVLKYRSGLVFARMSPEHKLRLVQAYKDMGDVVAVTGDGVNDAPALRASNIGVAMGMNGTDVAREAADIVLTDDNFAAIVGAVEQGRAIYQNIRKFMTYILASNIPEIVPFLAMVALRIPPALTILQILAVDLGTDMVPALALGAEPPETGIMNRPPRAKKEFLLNAPLLLRAYGFLGAIETILSMAGFFIVWWSYGYSLADIQQVTPDILAHTADATVMTIYQQATTMTLAAIVACQVGNLFACRSEWASAFQLPWFQNRLLWVGIAVELVALWAFIYIPPLSRIFGTVPLASWQWLLLTVCPVVMLGAEEGRKAVVRRGVGSRE; encoded by the coding sequence ATGGTGTCAATACATCAGCCAATCTGGGCACTACCGATCGAAGAGGTTTATCAATCCTTAAGCACTACATCTGAGGGTTTATCAGAATTTGAGGCTGCACAGCGATTTGAGAAATTTGGTGCCAACGAGTTGCCAGAACCCGCCCATCGTCTGTTGTGGTTACGCTTCACCGATCAACTGACTCACTTCATGGCGTTGCTGCTCTGGGTAGCAGGCATTCTCGCCTTTATCTCGCGCACTCCCGAATTGGGTTGGGCAATTTGGGCCGTCATCTGGATCAATGCAATATTTAGTTTTTGGCAGGAGTTTCAAGCCGAAAAAGCGTTAGCTGCCCTGAAAAACGTGTTGCCGATGCAGGTGAAGGTCTATCGCGGTGGGGAACTAACCCAGATTCCGGCGCGGGAGTTGGTGCGGGGCGATGTGATGCAACTGGAGGAGGGCGATCGCATTTCTGCCGATGCGCGTCTGGTATCTGCCGATGCGCTGTATATCGACGTTTCGGTGCTGACGGGTGAGTCGCTGCCCGTTGCTCGAAATGCCCATCCGGTGAGGTTGCGGGAGGCAGTCCCGGTGCGGGGTGGCAAGGCTCTGACTCGTCCGGGGGAACAACCGTTGCAAGAGCGAGTCAATCCGGCAGAGATCGCCAATCTCGTGCTGGCGGGCTCGACCGTTGCCGCAGGGCGGGCGGTAGCGGTGGTATATGCCACAGGAGCACAAACGGAATTTGGGCAGGTCGCGCACCTGACCACGAGTATCAAGCGTGAAACCAGCACACTGGAAGTGCAAGTGGCGCGAATTGTCCGCATCATTACGGCGATCGCTCTGATTATGGGCGTGACGGTCTTCCTGCTCAGTTTTTTGCTGGTGGGGATGAGTGCCACCGAGAGTTTTATCTTTGCGATCGGCATTATTGTCGCGAACGTGCCGGAAGGTCTGCTACCCACGGTGACTCTGGCGTTGGCGTTGGGAGTGCAACGAATGGCACGGCGCAATGCCCTGGTTCGCCGCCTTTCAGCCATAGAGACGTTGAGTGCAACCACCGTGGTCTGTACCGACAAAACAGGGACACTGACCAAAAATGAAATGACCGTGCGTCATCTCTGGATTCCCTGGCAACCCGATCCATCCTCTTCGGTTTCGTCTGCTGCGATTGAAGTCACTGGAGCGGGATACGACCCGACGATTGGAACGGTTCACATTCCCGATCGCACGCCCACCTGGAAGGTGCATCTGCTACTGGTTGGAGCCGCCCTCTGCTCGAATGCTCGTCTGGTACATCTCAACACGCCCAGTCGTTGGCAGGAGATTGGCGACCCAACGGAAGCGGCTCTGCTGGTTGCGGCGGTGAAAGCCGGACTCAAGCTGGAAACGCTGAAAACTCAGTATCCCCGACTGCGAGAAATACCCTTTGACTCGCGTCGCCGCATGATGACGGTGGTGTTGAATTGGCAATCGTCGGAGTTGTGGCGCAATGACCATCCTTACTTGGCGTTTACCAAAGGCGCACCGTTAGAAGTCTTGCGCCATTGCCAATCGATTTTAAGAAATGGCGCAGTACAACCGCTAAATCAGAACGATTGGGATGAAGTTGCGGCTGCCAATGATGGGTTGGCCCGACAGGGGTTTCGTGTTTTGGGAGTGGCTGCCCGCAAAGGGGACACCGAGTTGCTAGACTTGCGTGCTCAAGAACTAGAGCAAGATCTCACCCTGATCGGATTGGTCGCGATGTTTGACCCGCCTCGTGATGAAGTGCCAGGGGCGATCGCCGAGTGTCATCAAGCAGGCATCAAAGTAACGATGGTGACGGGCGACTATGGACTCACCGCAGAGGCGATCGCTCGTCAAATTGGGCTGGTGGAAGATCAGGTGCGAGTCGTGACGGGAGAGGGCATGGGACACCTCTCCGATGCTCAACTGCGGCAGGTGTTGAAATACCGCTCTGGGTTGGTGTTTGCCCGCATGTCACCGGAACATAAGCTGCGGTTGGTGCAGGCTTACAAAGACATGGGAGATGTGGTCGCGGTCACAGGCGATGGGGTGAACGATGCCCCTGCACTGAGAGCCTCCAACATTGGAGTGGCGATGGGGATGAATGGAACCGATGTGGCACGGGAAGCGGCGGATATCGTGTTGACGGATGATAATTTCGCGGCGATCGTCGGTGCGGTGGAGCAGGGACGCGCCATCTACCAGAACATCCGCAAGTTCATGACCTATATTCTGGCGTCCAACATTCCAGAAATTGTGCCCTTTTTAGCAATGGTGGCGTTACGGATTCCGCCTGCGCTGACAATTCTGCAAATTCTCGCGGTTGACCTGGGAACGGATATGGTGCCTGCGCTGGCATTGGGGGCAGAACCTCCCGAAACGGGCATTATGAACCGTCCACCTCGCGCCAAAAAAGAGTTTTTGCTGAATGCGCCACTGCTGTTACGCGCCTACGGATTTTTGGGTGCGATCGAAACCATTCTGTCGATGGCGGGCTTTTTCATCGTCTGGTGGAGTTATGGCTATTCCCTCGCCGATATTCAACAGGTGACACCTGACATTCTGGCGCATACCGCCGATGCGACGGTGATGACCATCTATCAGCAAGCCACCACCATGACCCTGGCGGCGATCGTCGCCTGTCAGGTAGGCAATCTATTCGCCTGTCGCTCCGAATGGGCATCGGCATTTCAATTACCCTGGTTTCAAAATCGCTTGCTGTGGGTTGGCATTGCCGTTGAGTTGGTCGCTCTCTGGGCGTTCATCTACATTCCACCGTTGAGCCGCATCTTTGGCACGGTTCCCCTCGCTTCCTGGCAATGGCTGCTGTTAACGGTATGTCCCGTTGTGATGTTGGGAGCAGAGGAAGGGCGGAAGGCCGTGGTTCGAAGGGGAGTAGGGAGTAGGGAGTAG
- a CDS encoding DUF305 domain-containing protein → MLSNSIFTSCEEHRIILPIVAGGHPMLFKRTALITLISLSFLGIGAIATAQRQSPIPSHLTIKQSACPSAMSHRGRMRGGMMPMQLASEFDYLNQMIPHHQEAIDTAQIILERSNRSEMREFAQDIIDVQSTEIEQMQAWLNEWYPDRPSALLYTPMMRDLRPLEGDALDQTFLEDMISHHHMAVMMSHMLVHRGFVEHEALRPFSERIASSQRNEIHQMQAWLNEWFDAPSGCFEMGRMQVR, encoded by the coding sequence TTGCTTTCTAATTCTATTTTTACATCTTGTGAAGAGCACAGAATTATTTTACCAATTGTGGCAGGAGGTCATCCTATGCTGTTCAAAAGAACTGCATTAATTACACTCATTAGCTTAAGTTTTCTTGGCATTGGGGCGATCGCCACCGCGCAACGACAAAGCCCTATTCCATCTCATTTGACCATTAAGCAATCTGCCTGTCCCTCTGCTATGAGTCATAGAGGCAGAATGAGAGGTGGCATGATGCCAATGCAACTGGCTAGCGAGTTTGATTACTTAAATCAGATGATACCGCACCACCAAGAGGCGATCGATACAGCTCAAATTATTCTGGAGCGGAGTAATCGTTCTGAAATGAGAGAATTTGCACAAGATATTATTGATGTTCAATCCACTGAAATTGAACAAATGCAGGCTTGGTTAAACGAATGGTACCCCGATCGCCCATCCGCCTTACTCTACACGCCGATGATGCGTGATTTGAGGCCATTAGAAGGCGATGCGCTGGATCAAACATTTTTAGAAGATATGATTTCACATCACCACATGGCAGTCATGATGTCACACATGTTGGTTCATCGTGGGTTTGTCGAACATGAAGCCCTTCGCCCCTTTTCAGAACGGATTGCCAGTTCTCAAAGAAATGAAATTCATCAAATGCAAGCTTGGCTAAACGAATGGTTTGATGCTCCAAGCGGATGTTTTGAAATGGGTAGGATGCAAGTGAGATAG
- a CDS encoding hydrogenase maturation protease, whose product MNTVNQTILVIGYGNSLRGDDGVGPHIASHVATWKIPHVEAIAVQQLTPDLAERLIEVDLVIFVDANLTHTKTVQVCPITISDSGMVTGHWCEPSILLAITQALYGHHPKAWWVTVPGSNFDLGETFSALIQQEINVALEAIHHLIQTARTTLYMKLE is encoded by the coding sequence GTGAATACAGTTAATCAAACGATCTTAGTGATTGGTTACGGCAATTCCTTACGCGGTGACGATGGAGTTGGGCCACATATTGCTAGCCATGTTGCAACTTGGAAAATTCCCCATGTAGAAGCGATCGCTGTTCAGCAATTAACCCCTGATTTAGCTGAAAGGTTAATCGAGGTAGATCTTGTTATTTTTGTAGACGCTAATCTCACTCATACCAAAACAGTTCAAGTGTGTCCGATCACGATCTCAGATTCTGGAATGGTGACTGGGCATTGGTGTGAACCGTCTATCCTACTAGCCATTACTCAAGCACTCTACGGGCATCATCCTAAAGCGTGGTGGGTAACAGTGCCAGGAAGCAATTTTGACTTGGGAGAGACATTTTCCGCATTGATTCAACAAGAGATTAACGTTGCATTGGAGGCAATCCATCATCTGATTCAAACAGCGAGAACAACCCTATACATGAAGTTGGAATAA
- a CDS encoding biotin/lipoyl-containing protein produces the protein MADFCMPSLGADMKTGTLVTWHVKPGDRLQPGDIIADVETDKGIMEIEVFEDTIVDELVLEPGTKVPVGTVMVRVHSETVTEMAKVTVPSQEPSPQQLKEKPSGEVALPLTPSITSISSGNGKRLRASPIARRLAAQLGVDLNQIQGTGPEGAIQERNAIGLWYEDFTQTTDDQVCQLLAECDRQYPQSYV, from the coding sequence ATGGCTGACTTCTGTATGCCCAGCTTAGGGGCAGATATGAAAACAGGAACACTGGTTACATGGCATGTCAAACCGGGCGATCGCCTTCAGCCTGGTGACATCATTGCCGATGTGGAAACGGATAAAGGCATCATGGAAATTGAAGTCTTTGAGGACACTATTGTTGATGAATTAGTTCTGGAGCCAGGGACTAAAGTTCCTGTAGGAACGGTGATGGTTAGAGTTCATTCAGAGACAGTGACTGAGATGGCTAAAGTGACGGTGCCGTCTCAAGAACCATCCCCACAGCAACTCAAAGAGAAGCCGTCTGGTGAAGTGGCTTTACCTCTCACACCCTCAATCACGTCGATATCATCGGGTAATGGTAAACGACTCCGTGCCTCGCCTATTGCCCGTCGATTAGCTGCTCAATTGGGCGTTGATTTAAACCAGATCCAGGGCACAGGGCCAGAAGGAGCCATTCAAGAAAGAAATGCCATTGGTCTTTGGTACGAAGATTTTACGCAAACTACTGATGATCAGGTATGCCAACTATTAGCTGAGTGCGATCGCCAATACCCTCAATCGTATGTTTGA
- a CDS encoding transketolase C-terminal domain-containing protein, which translates to MTSVAKTHRAVIIDEGWRSGSISAEISARIMEKAFYELDAPVERICAAEVPMPYANQLERAALPQAATIVQTVRRMVMHDG; encoded by the coding sequence GTGACCTCTGTGGCCAAAACGCATCGGGCTGTCATTATCGATGAAGGATGGCGCAGCGGCAGCATCTCCGCAGAGATTAGTGCTCGCATTATGGAAAAAGCATTTTACGAACTGGATGCTCCTGTTGAGCGAATTTGTGCAGCGGAAGTTCCCATGCCCTATGCCAATCAGTTGGAACGAGCCGCATTACCTCAAGCAGCAACGATTGTTCAAACGGTGAGAAGGATGGTAATGCACGATGGCTGA